The genomic stretch CCACGCGATGGCCGTGCAGGTTAAGCCTGACGCTGGGGAACCGGCAACCGATCCATTTGCCGGCTTTGGCCTTAAAGATATTCAATGCGAACCGCGATTATCGAGGGGGCGCAATGGTGGGCCGCTGTTGAACGGGGCCGTGATTCGGATTGCAACCGTCTAGGCGATAGCCATTACGCGCTTGTGGTCCTCGACTTCGGACAACAGCCAGTCCTGAAACAGGCCGGTGCCCGGCTTGTTGCCGATGCTGCGGCGCTGGTGCAGGTAGATGCCGGCCGGATAGGTGTGGCGGGCAGGAAACGGGGCGACAAGTTTGCCTTGCTGCAGAAAATCCTGTGCCATCATCGTGTCGGCAAGCGCTATTCCGGCGCCATTGATCGCCTCGCGCATGATCAGCGTGCAGTCATCCAGCGTTGTGCTGGATTTCGGCGTCGTGTCCACAACGCCTTCCTGCTCCAGCCAACGCTTCCATCTCATGCTCTCGCATTCATGGATCAGATGGTGGTTGACCAGATCGGCGGGCGATCGCAGCGGCACCGGTCCCTCGAGCAGCGAGGGCGCGCAGACCGGCGTCAGAACCAGCGGGATCAGCAGCGTCAAGGCCGGGCCGGCCTTGTAGACGAACTCGTCGACAATGGCCAAATCGAAGTTGGCGCGCTTGCCTGACGTCGAGATTTCCAGCTCCACCGCCGGATGCAGCCGGCGAAAGTTCGGTAGCCGGTCCGCCAGCCAAAGGTTCAGAACGGCCGGCACGCACAAGACCCTGACGCGTTGGGTCCTGCTGTGGGTCGGACCATCGGCGAGGCTGACATCGTCGGTGGCGCGCCAGATGGCCTCGAACGCTTCGGAGAGGCTGCGCGCATAGTAAGAGCCCCGGATGGTCGGCGTTATCTGGCGAAAGCCGCGCTCGAACAGATCCTGGCCGAGATTTCTTTCAAGTGCACGGATGTGGCGGCTGATGGCGGAGGGCGTCAGGTGCAATTCCTCGGCTGCATCCTTGACGCTGCCGAGACGTGCGGCGGCCTCGAAGGCGCGCATGCCGTTAAGTGAGGGTAGAGCCATTGGTCGATCATGAATTGTCGATTGAGTTTTTGTCAATCGACTTGGGCAAAATTGGCGTTTGATCGCTCGCCCTGTTCGGGGATACCCAAGAGGCAAGAGCGACCAAGTCGCCACCTGAAAACAATTATTTGGGCCTCCGGCACCATTCCACCAACGGCAGAGACCAGCCCAACCGGTCTCCGCCATTGGCAGGCGAAGCTTTGCGCACAATGCATGCTGCGAGGCCGGAGTCTTCAGCAAATGGGAGAATGCCAATCTATGCCTCAATCGCCAGTGCCGGTCTTTGAAGCGGCGGACGAGATTTCCGCGGAAACCTCTGTCGTCGTGATCTTGCAGACTGCCCAGACAGGCTTCGGCCCCCGGGCGGCGGCACTGGACGCTGAAATGGGCGGCATTCTGTCCCGTGCCTGCTCCGAGCCGACCGTTCTGGCGGAGTCTGGCGCCTGCATCGATCTCATAGCTCCGCAGGCCGTATCGGCTCGGCGCGTGATCATCCTGGCCCTGGGCAAAGCCGAGGCCGTAAACGCCCTGTCACTGGCGCGCGCCGGCGGTTTGCTTGCCGCGCATCTGGAAGGCAAATGCGAATGCGCGGCCACGCTTGCCCTCGACCCCATCGCCGGTATCGACCTGCCTGCAGCCGAAATTCTGGCCCGCGTCGCGCTGGGCATGCGGCTGCGGCGCTATCGTTTCGACATGCGCAACCGGCGCCAGGGGGCGGGCTCGGATCGGACTTTGCGCGTGCAACTGATCGGGGCAAGCGGTGCGGATCTGGCCCTGGCGCTGGCGCGGATCAATGCCATTGCGGACGGCGTCGAATATGCGCGCACGCTGGTCAATTTGCCGCCGAACCATCTCCATCCTGACAATTTCCACGATCATCTGGAGCCGCTGCGCGAAGCCGGCATCGACGTCGAAATACTCGATGCCACGCAACTGAAAGAGCTCGGCATGAACGCGCTGCTGGCGGTTGGCGCCGGCTCGGCGCGGCCGCCACGGGTCGCTGTCCTGCGCTATCGCGGCAAGGGCGCTCCTTCTCAACCGCTCGCCTTCGTCGGCAAGGGCGTCTGTTTCGATTCCGGCGGCCTCTGCATCAAGCGTCGCGAGCAGATGTTCGACATGAAGGCCGATATGGGCGGTGCGGCGGCTGTCGTCGGCCTGCTGATCGCGCTCGCCCGGCAAGGCAGCCCGGTGCATGCCGTCGGTGTTCTCGGCATCGCCGAGAACATGCCGTCGGGTACCGCGCTCAAGCCGCGCGATATCATCACGACGGCCTCTGGTCAGACCGTGGAAGTGTTCGACACGGATGCCGAAGGACGCCTGCTTCTGACCGACTGCCTGCATTATGCGGCGACGCGCTTCAATCCGTCGGTGATCGTCGATCTGGCGACGCTGACCTATTCGGTGACGCGCGGCCTCGGATCGATATTCGCTGGCCTGTTCAGCACCGACGATGCCATCGCGTCGCAGATGATCGCTGCCGGCGAAACGGTCGGCGAGCGGTTCTGGCGGCTGCCGCTCGACCGCGCCTACGATGAGGGGCTGCAATCGCCGTTCGCCGATCTCCGGCATCACGCCAAGGACATGGAGGATGGCGACGCTCCCTATGCGGCGGCGTTCCTGCGCCATTTCACCGAAGACCGCCCCTGGGTGCATCTCGACATCGCCGGCAAGGAACTGGCCGACGCCGATCGGCCGCTCGGCAGGCAAGGCGCCACGGCCTTCGGCGTGCAGATGCTGGAAGAGTGGGTGCAGGCCAGCCGAAGGTTCAACTAAGCGGCGGCTGTACGGACAACAACGAGATGTGTTCAAACGGGATGGGAAATCGGGATGTCGGCTGAGATCATTGGCAGGGAAAGGCGGGCCGCTTTCGGCAGCTACGAGACCTGGTATCGCATCTCCGGCGACCTCGATGCCGACAAGGCCCCGGTGGTGATCCTGCATGGCGGGCCGGGTGCTGCCTACAACTATGTCGATGCCTACAAGCTTCTCGCCCGACGGGGTCGCGCCGTCATCCACTACGACCAGTTGGGCTGCGGCAATTCCACTTTGTTGCCGCAGATGGGTGCCGATTTCTGGACGCCCAAACTCTTCATCGACGAGCTTGAAAACCTCGTCGATCATCTCGGCATCCGCGCGGGTTTCCACGTGCTGGGCCAAAGCTGGGGCGGCATGCTGGGCGCCGAATATGGGGTCACGCGACCGAAGGGCCTGAAGTCGCTGACCATCGCCAACTCGCCGGCTTCGATGAAGCTGTGGGTCGAAGAAGCCAACCGGCTGCGCGCCGACCTGCCCGTGGATGTGCAGGAGACGCTGACCCGCCACGAGCAGGCCGGCACGACGGACGATCCGGCCTACCAGGAAGCGACGATGCGGTTCTACGAACGGCACGTCTGCCGCGTGCCTTTCCCGCCCGAAGTGACGGAGACCTTCGCCCAGATCGCACGCAATCCGACCGTTTATCATGTGATGAACGGGCCGAACGAGTTCCACGTCATCGGAACCCTGAAGAACTGGAGCATCGTCGAGCGCCTGCCGGCCATCGATGTTCCGACATTGATCATATCAGGTCGCTATGACGAGGCCACGCCAGCGACCGTGCAGCCGTTCAAGGACGGCATCAAAGGATCGCACTGGGAGATATTCGAGCATTCCAGCCACATGCCGCATGTCGAGGAGCAAGAAGCGTGCATGCAGGTGGTGGGAGACTTCTTGGACGACAACGACAACTGAGAAAAGGGGAATAAAACATGAAGAAACTGCTTCTGGCGGCATCAGCCGCTGCATTGCTGGCCGGCACATGGCTGGCCCCGGCACAGGCCGAATACCTCAAGGAGCACCGAGGCGGCACCACCCGCCTTCTGGCCCGCTCGGCGGCGGGAACGCTCGATCCGCACATCAACTACACCGACCAGGGCTGGCAGATGTACCAGCCGATCTATGACGGCCTGGTGGCCTTCCGCAAGGCAGAGGGCATGGACGGCTTCACCATCGTTCCCGATCTCGCCGAGGCGCTGCCGCAGGTCAGCAATGACGGCAAGACCTTCACCTTCAAGCTGCGCAAGGGCATAAAATTCTCCAGCGGCGGGGATGTTGGCGTGAAGGACGTTGTCGCCTCCTTCCAGCGCATCTTCAAGATCTCCGGACCGACCTCCGGCACCTTCTATGCCGGCATCGTCGGCGCCGACAAATGCCTGGCCGACGCCAAGAGCTGCACGCTGGATGGCGGTGTTGTCGGCGATGAAGCCGCCGGCACCATCACTCTCAATCTCACCAAGCCTGATGCCGAGATCCTCTACAAGCTTGCCTTGCCGCACGCCGTGGTGCTGCCGGCGGACACGCCCGCCGAAGACATGGGCTCCAAGCCCATTCCCAGCACCGGCGCTTACATGATCTCCGCCTTCGATCCCAACAAGGGCATGACGGTGTCGCGCAACCCCAATTTCAAGCAGTGGAGCGAGGAGGCGCAGCCGGACGGTTACCCGGATGTCGTACAATATGATTTCGGCCTGTCCGAGGAAGCAGCCGTCACGGCGATCCAGAACGGCGAAGCCGACTGGATGTTCGATGCGCTGCCGAGCGACCGTTTGGGCGAACTCGGCAGCAAGTCCATGGACCAGCTGCACATCTCGCCGCTTTCGGCGTGGTGGTACGCGCCGCTGAACAACCGTCTCGCGCCGTTCGACAACGAAAAGGCGCGCCAGGCCGTTGCCTATGCGATCGATCGCAACACGCTGGTCAAGCTGTTCGGCGGCAAGGTGCTGGCTTCGCCGGTCTGCCAGGTTCTGCCGCCGGATTTCCCCGGGCATGAGGACTATTGCCCCTTCACCAAGAACCCCGGAGCCAAATGGTCGGCGCCGGATCTCGACAAGGCTAAGCAACTCGTCGAAGAATCCGGCACCAAGGGCCAGAAGGTGACGATCATCGTCGAGGACACCGCCATTTCGCGCTCGATCGGCGTCTATCTGCAGAGCGTGTTGACCACCATCGGCTATGTCGCCGATGTCAAGCCGATCTCGTCCAACATCCAGTTCACCTATATCCAGAACACCAACAACAAGGTGCAGATGTCCGTCACCCAGTGGTACAAGGACTATCCGGCGGCGTCAGACTTCCTGAACATCCTGTTCAGCTGCGCCTCCTTCCGTGAAGGTTCGGATGCTTCGATCAACATCGCCGGCTTCTGCGACAAGGATATCGACGCCAAGATGCAAAAGGCGCTGGACCTCGGCGTGACCGACCAAACAGCCGCCGACAAGATGTGGGCCGAAATCGACAGGCAAATCACGGACAAGGCGCCGGCCGTCGGCCTCTTCACGCCGAAGAGGCTTGACTTCGTCAGCAAACGGGTCGGCAATTTCAAGTTCAACCGGCAGTTCAACTGGATGATCACCCAGTCCTGGGTACAGTAACGAGCTGCAGAGGGACACGTCCGTGTCGAACCAAGCTGTCGCCTTGCCGCGCAAGACGCGAGGGCCTTGGGCCGTCGCCTTTGCGAAGCTGGCAACGGACAGGGCTGCCATGGCATCCTTGGCCGTGTTCCTCCTCATCGTCCTTGCCTGCCTCAGCGCGCCCTTCTACGCGAAATGGGCCGGCGTGGACCCGTTCGCCTCGACGCTCGACGCCGTCATTCAGATCGACGGCGCCGACGTTCCCGTAATGGAGCAGTCCACCGAGGGGCTCGGGCTTGGCTACACGCCGCTCGGTCCGACCTGGCGGCTCGGCAACTATTTCCTTGGCGCCGACAGCCAGGGGCGCGATGTCATGGCCAGGATGCTCTATGGCGGGCTGAGCTCGCTGCTGATCTCCGGAGCAGCCACCATCTTCACCCTGCTCATCGGCACGGCGGCGGGATTGATCGCCGGCTATTTCGGCGGCATCACCGATACGGTGCTGTCGCGCTTGCTGGATGTGCTTTGGGCATTTCCGATCTACCTGCTGGCGATTTCGCTCTCCATCGTCACCATCGCGCAAGGCATCAGGATCGGTCCGATCGAGATCGAGTCCGGCAGCCTCTGGCTGCCGGTCATCATCATCGGCATCGTCTACGTGCCCTATGTGGCGCGCCCGATACGCGGACAGGTGCTATCGCTGCGTCACAGCGAGTTCGTATTCGCCGCGATCAATCTGGGCGTGCCGGGATGGCGCATCCTGTGGCGCGATATCCTGCCCAACATCACCACCACGCTCATCGTCTTCGTGCCGCTGATGATGGCGCTGAACATGCTGACGGAATCGGCACTTTCCTTCCTGTCGATCGGCGTGCAGCCGCCGGCCGCGAGCTGGGGCACCATCATCCAGGACGGGCAGGCGCTGCTTTACACCAGGCCGCTGGTGGCGCTGGTGCCGGGCCTGGCGATCGCGGTTTCCGTCATGGCGCTCAATGTCTTCGGCGACGGCCTGCGCGACGCGCTCGACCCGCGCTCCAAGGTTCGGCTGGGGCGCGACTGATGTTTTACGCCATCCTGCGCCGTTTCGGTCAGATGCTGTTCGTCATGTTCGGCATCTCGGTCATCGTCTTCCTGATCTTTTTCGCGACGCCGGGCGCCGACCCGGCGGCGCGCATCGCCGGCCGCAATGCGTCGCCCGAAGTGTTGGAGGCGGTGCGCCACAGTTTTGGCTTCGACCGGCCGCTCTACGTGCAATATGTGAAGATGATGGAGAAGATCTTCGTCACCGGCGACCTGACCTCCTTCGTCAACCGTGGCTGGAAGGTGGTGCCTGCGGTGATGGATTCCATTCCCGTCACGCTGTCGCTGGTGTTCGGGGCGGCGATCCTGTGGGTGGTCGTCTCCATCATCATCGGCATCGTTGCCGCCGCCACCCGCGGCAGCTGGCTGGACAAGCTTCTGATGGCGCTGGGGCTGCTCGGCATTTCCATGCCGGTCTACTGGCTGGGCGAGGTGATGAACCTGATCACCCAAAGCCGCTACCACGACAGCTGGGCGTTCTCCTGGGTGCCGCCGCTCGGTTACAAGAATTTCTCCGACGATCCCAAAGGCTGGTTCCTGACACTGGTCATACCGTGGATCACGCTGGCTATTCTCTATATCGGCATCTATGGACGCGTGTTGCGCGCGGC from Mesorhizobium sp. NZP2077 encodes the following:
- a CDS encoding leucyl aminopeptidase; this translates as MPQSPVPVFEAADEISAETSVVVILQTAQTGFGPRAAALDAEMGGILSRACSEPTVLAESGACIDLIAPQAVSARRVIILALGKAEAVNALSLARAGGLLAAHLEGKCECAATLALDPIAGIDLPAAEILARVALGMRLRRYRFDMRNRRQGAGSDRTLRVQLIGASGADLALALARINAIADGVEYARTLVNLPPNHLHPDNFHDHLEPLREAGIDVEILDATQLKELGMNALLAVGAGSARPPRVAVLRYRGKGAPSQPLAFVGKGVCFDSGGLCIKRREQMFDMKADMGGAAAVVGLLIALARQGSPVHAVGVLGIAENMPSGTALKPRDIITTASGQTVEVFDTDAEGRLLLTDCLHYAATRFNPSVIVDLATLTYSVTRGLGSIFAGLFSTDDAIASQMIAAGETVGERFWRLPLDRAYDEGLQSPFADLRHHAKDMEDGDAPYAAAFLRHFTEDRPWVHLDIAGKELADADRPLGRQGATAFGVQMLEEWVQASRRFN
- a CDS encoding ABC transporter permease; this encodes MSNQAVALPRKTRGPWAVAFAKLATDRAAMASLAVFLLIVLACLSAPFYAKWAGVDPFASTLDAVIQIDGADVPVMEQSTEGLGLGYTPLGPTWRLGNYFLGADSQGRDVMARMLYGGLSSLLISGAATIFTLLIGTAAGLIAGYFGGITDTVLSRLLDVLWAFPIYLLAISLSIVTIAQGIRIGPIEIESGSLWLPVIIIGIVYVPYVARPIRGQVLSLRHSEFVFAAINLGVPGWRILWRDILPNITTTLIVFVPLMMALNMLTESALSFLSIGVQPPAASWGTIIQDGQALLYTRPLVALVPGLAIAVSVMALNVFGDGLRDALDPRSKVRLGRD
- a CDS encoding ABC transporter substrate-binding protein, producing MKKLLLAASAAALLAGTWLAPAQAEYLKEHRGGTTRLLARSAAGTLDPHINYTDQGWQMYQPIYDGLVAFRKAEGMDGFTIVPDLAEALPQVSNDGKTFTFKLRKGIKFSSGGDVGVKDVVASFQRIFKISGPTSGTFYAGIVGADKCLADAKSCTLDGGVVGDEAAGTITLNLTKPDAEILYKLALPHAVVLPADTPAEDMGSKPIPSTGAYMISAFDPNKGMTVSRNPNFKQWSEEAQPDGYPDVVQYDFGLSEEAAVTAIQNGEADWMFDALPSDRLGELGSKSMDQLHISPLSAWWYAPLNNRLAPFDNEKARQAVAYAIDRNTLVKLFGGKVLASPVCQVLPPDFPGHEDYCPFTKNPGAKWSAPDLDKAKQLVEESGTKGQKVTIIVEDTAISRSIGVYLQSVLTTIGYVADVKPISSNIQFTYIQNTNNKVQMSVTQWYKDYPAASDFLNILFSCASFREGSDASINIAGFCDKDIDAKMQKALDLGVTDQTAADKMWAEIDRQITDKAPAVGLFTPKRLDFVSKRVGNFKFNRQFNWMITQSWVQ
- a CDS encoding ABC transporter permease, giving the protein MFYAILRRFGQMLFVMFGISVIVFLIFFATPGADPAARIAGRNASPEVLEAVRHSFGFDRPLYVQYVKMMEKIFVTGDLTSFVNRGWKVVPAVMDSIPVTLSLVFGAAILWVVVSIIIGIVAAATRGSWLDKLLMALGLLGISMPVYWLGEVMNLITQSRYHDSWAFSWVPPLGYKNFSDDPKGWFLTLVIPWITLAILYIGIYGRVLRAAIIESMQEDFIRTARAKGLSETRILLRHALRTSLIAFVTLFGLDFGALVGGSALLTEVVFGLNGIGKLTYDALQNLDLPMIMATVMYASMFVVVANAVVDFVYILLDPRLRTS
- a CDS encoding LysR substrate-binding domain-containing protein yields the protein MALPSLNGMRAFEAAARLGSVKDAAEELHLTPSAISRHIRALERNLGQDLFERGFRQITPTIRGSYYARSLSEAFEAIWRATDDVSLADGPTHSRTQRVRVLCVPAVLNLWLADRLPNFRRLHPAVELEISTSGKRANFDLAIVDEFVYKAGPALTLLIPLVLTPVCAPSLLEGPVPLRSPADLVNHHLIHECESMRWKRWLEQEGVVDTTPKSSTTLDDCTLIMREAINGAGIALADTMMAQDFLQQGKLVAPFPARHTYPAGIYLHQRRSIGNKPGTGLFQDWLLSEVEDHKRVMAIA
- a CDS encoding proline iminopeptidase-family hydrolase, giving the protein MSAEIIGRERRAAFGSYETWYRISGDLDADKAPVVILHGGPGAAYNYVDAYKLLARRGRAVIHYDQLGCGNSTLLPQMGADFWTPKLFIDELENLVDHLGIRAGFHVLGQSWGGMLGAEYGVTRPKGLKSLTIANSPASMKLWVEEANRLRADLPVDVQETLTRHEQAGTTDDPAYQEATMRFYERHVCRVPFPPEVTETFAQIARNPTVYHVMNGPNEFHVIGTLKNWSIVERLPAIDVPTLIISGRYDEATPATVQPFKDGIKGSHWEIFEHSSHMPHVEEQEACMQVVGDFLDDNDN